ACAGCATCCAGTCGGCATCTTCCGCATAGCGCCGGTTCAGTTCGTTGTAAGGCTCGTCTCCCAGGCAAACCAGCGAACTACCGTCGGGCAGCAGGGCACGGAAGCCGTATTGCTTCTCCTTGGTGGAAGCGATGTCGAAACACTGCAAATGCAGGTCGCCCACTTCAAAAGTGTCCCCGTCGTTCAGCTCATGCAGCTCGATGTCCTTGCCCAGCCGTGCCACAATCTTGCCGGGGAGCGTCATGCGGCATATCCAGTCGAGCACCTGCAACGCTTTGTCATGTCCGTACACACGGAGCTTTCCCGCATACTTGCCGGCATTGATGCGCTGGGCTATCATGCGCACCACCCACACCGCACCCAGGATGTGGTCGGTGTGGGCATGGGTAATGAATAAGTGGTGTATCTCGTCCAGCGCCACATCCGCCTTTTCCAATTGGTTCAAGATGCCGTTTCCACCGCCCGCATCCACAAGCAGCAGCGACTTTGCCGTGCGCAGCGCAAAGCAGGTGTTATAGCAACGGGCAACGGTGGCATTGCCCGTACCTAACATAATAAGTTCTGTCTTCGGTTCTTCCATATCTTTCCATTCTGTAGATTAGTGGTGCAAAGATAGCAAGTTTGCTCAGTAAGCATTATCTTTGCAGTCAATTAACTGAACAATAACTAAAAAAACAAGATAACATTATGGCATTAAAAGCTGGTATCGTAGGACTTCCCAACGTTGGGAAATCCACTCTTTTCAACTGCTTGAGCAGCGCAAAGGCACAAGCGGCAAATTTCCCGTTTTGTACAATCGACGCCCAGATGGGGCAAGTGTCCGTGCCCGACGAACGACTGACGAAGCTCGCCGAACTGGTACATCCGGGACGCATCGTACCCGCCGTGTGCGACATTGTCGATATTGCCGGACTGGTGAAAGGCGCCAGCAAGGGCGAGGGACTGGGTAACCAATTCTTAGGCAACATCCGCGAGTGTGACGCCATCATCCACGTGCTGCGCTGCTTTGACAACGGCAACATCGTGCATGTGGACGGCTCCGTGAACCCCGTGCGCGACAAGGAAATCATCGACACCGAACTGCAACTCAAAGACCTTGATACGGTGGAGAACCGCATCAAGCGCGTAGAAAAGGTGGCCAAAGTGGGTGGCGACAAGATGGCAAAGATAG
Above is a window of Bacteroides helcogenes P 36-108 DNA encoding:
- a CDS encoding MBL fold metallo-hydrolase; this translates as MEEPKTELIMLGTGNATVARCYNTCFALRTAKSLLLVDAGGGNGILNQLEKADVALDEIHHLFITHAHTDHILGAVWVVRMIAQRINAGKYAGKLRVYGHDKALQVLDWICRMTLPGKIVARLGKDIELHELNDGDTFEVGDLHLQCFDIASTKEKQYGFRALLPDGSSLVCLGDEPYNELNRRYAEDADWMLCEAFCLYKDRELFKPYEKHHSTAMDAGRLAQQLRVKNLVLYHTEDKTLATRKQQYTEEASAGFAGKVYVPDDLEKIMLSAPALYL